A part of Xenopus tropicalis strain Nigerian chromosome 4, UCB_Xtro_10.0, whole genome shotgun sequence genomic DNA contains:
- the arpc5 gene encoding actin-related protein 2/3 complex subunit 5: MAKNTVSARFRKVDVDEYDENKFVDEEEAGEGQQGPDEGEVDSAIRGGNMMGALQAALKNPPINTKNQSAKDRAEHLVLKVLISFKANDIEKAVQSLDKNNMDLLMKYIYKGFESPSDNSSAVLLQWHEKALAVAGVGSIVRVLTARKTV; this comes from the exons ATGGCGAAGAATACGGTGTCTGCACGCTTCCGGAAAGTAGATGTGGATGAATATGATGAGAACAAATTCGTTGACGAAGAGGAGGCGGGAGAAGGACAGCAAGGACCCGACGAGGGGGAGGTTGATAGCGCGATTCGGGG AGGAAACATGATGGGAGCTCTGCAAGCTGCTCTAAAGAACCCACCAATTAATACCAAGAATCAGTCTGCCAAG GATCGAGCTGAGCACCTGGTGCTGAAAGTTCTAATCTCCTTTAAAGCTAATGACATAGAAAAGGCTGTTCAATCTTTAGACAAAAATAACATGGACCTCTTAATGAAATACATCTACAAGGGCTTTGAGAGTCCGTCTGACAACAGCAGTGCTGTCTTGTTGCAGTGGCATGAGAAG GCTCTGGCAGTGGCAGGCGTTGGCTCCATAGTCAGAGTTCTGACTGCAAGAAAGACCGTTTGA